CAAATCCTGGCGCAACACGGCCCCGAGGCGGTGCTGCCCTACCACTACGCGGGCACCATGGGCCTGATGCAGTACGAGCACCCCCTGGCCTTCTTCCGGGCCCTGGGGGCCAGCGAGCTCGAGACCACCATCTGCGCCACCGCGGGCCGGGCGGCCTGGGAGGCCACCTACGGCCACCGCTTCGGCACCGACCCCGAGGAAATCCCCCAAACCCGCATGATCCTGCTGTGGGGCATCAACAGCCTGCACACCCACACCCACCTCACCCCTTTCCTCAAAAAAGCCCGGCAGAACGGGGCCCGCATCGTCCACATTGACCCCTACGAGAACCTGACCAGCCGCTTCGCCGACGAGCACGTCAAGATTCGCCCTGGCACCGACGCCGCTTTGGCCTACGGGATGGCCCGGGTCATCGTGAAGGCCGGCCTGCACGACGCGGACTACATCGCCCACATGACCACCGGCTTTGAGGCCTTCATGGAGGTGGCCTTAGCCTGGACGCCCGAGCGGGTGGAGGCCACCACCGGCGTACCGGCAGCCACGGTGGAGCGGCTCGGCCTCGAGTTCGCGCGGGCTAAGGCCTCCTTCATCCGCACCAGCTACGGCCTGACCCGCCACCCCGGCGGGGGCTCGGCCCTGCGGGCGGTCATCCTGCTGCCCGCCCTTACCGGGGCCTGGCAGTACCCGGGCGGGGGGGCCCTGCTCAGCACCAGCGGGGCCTTTGCCCTCAACCGGAAGTACCTGGGCGGGAATCACCTGCTCGCCGCCCGCGCCATCCCTCCCCGGCGGGTCAACATGACCCAGCTCGGCACCGCCCTCACCGCCCTCAACCCGCCCATCCGGGCGCTCTTCGTCTTCAACTCCAACCCCGCGGTGGTGGCCCCCCGCTCCGACCTGGTGCAGCAGGGCCTATCGCGCGAGGACCTCTTTACGGTGGTGCTCGAGCAAGCCCTCACCGAGACCGCCCGCTTTGCCGACTACCTGCTGCCCGCCACCACCTTCCTGGAGCACCCCGACCTCTACACCGCCTACGGCCACTACTACCTCTCCTGGAACGAGGCCCTGATGCCCCCGCAGGGCGAGGCCCGGCCCAACACCTGGGTCTTTGCCGAGCTGGCAAAGCGCCTCGGCCTGGACGAACCCACCCTCTACTGGGACGCCGAGACCCTGGCCCGCTCGCTTCTGGACTCCCCCCACCCCTGGCTAAAGGGCATCACCTTGGAGCGCCTCAAGGCCGAGGGGTTCGTGCGGCTCAATATCCCCCGCGGTTACCGCCCCTTCACCGAGGCCGCCGGCACCCCTTCGGGCAAGGTGCAGTTTGACCCCCCGCCCGCGGTCATCCTGACCGAGCCCACCCCCGAGTTTCCCCTAATCCTCCTCACCCCCCCGGCCAAGCACTTCCTGAACACCACCTACGGGCACATCGAGCGCCTGGTGCGGGCCGAAGGAGGGGAGCCCACCCTGCTGGTGCACCCCCAGGACGCCCAGGCCTTCGGGGTAAAGGACGGGGCGCGGGTGCGGATCCGCTCCCCCCACGGCGCGGTGGTGCGGCGGGCGCGGGTCTCGGAGGCCCCTATCCCGGGCACGGTGGTGCTGGAGGGCACCTGGTGGGAGGCCCCGGCTCCCGATGGGAAGGGCATTAACTGGCTCACCGGCGAACACCTCACCGACCTGGGCGCGGGCTCCACCTTCCACAGCAATCCGGTGCGGCTGGAAGCCCTGGACTAGAGCGCTTCTTGGGCTACCGAGGGCTCTGAACCAGGCTTCCACAAGCGCTCTTCTTGCAGGGCCCAGGCCGGATACTCCTGCCCCTGCAAGAAATGCCAAGCGTACAGGGCCGCCAGCCTGGCGTGGCGCTCCGTGCCCAGGTCGTACAAGAGGGCCACGGCAGCGGCGTCGGCCAGGGTGCGCAGGGCTTCCTTGGCCTGCCACTGGGCCTCCTCCTGGGAAAGGGTTCGCAGGTGGGCCAGGGTCCTTTGCAGGCGCGAGCGGGCCAGGCGGGCCTCCTCGGTGCCGGCGGCCTCGAGCATCCGCCCAAACTCGGCCTCGAAGGGCTCGGCGGCCCCCTTGCGGAAGAGTACCTCGAGGGTGTCCAGGGCCTGCACGTTGGCCGGGCCCTCCCAGATGGGGGTAATCAGGGCCTCCCGGGCCAGGCGGGCGATGGCGAAGTCCTCCACAAAGCCCACCCCGCCAAAAAGCTCCATCGCAAGCTGGGTGCAGTAGGTGCCATGCTCGGCGGTGCGGGCCTTGGCCAGGTGGGCCAGCAGCCGGGCGTAGTGGTAGCGGGGGGTATAGGGTGGGGTCAGGAGCCAGGCCTCGTCCCAGGCCGCCACCGCGCGGAAGGTGAGGGCCAGCCCGCCCGCAATGCGCACCGCCAGGTCGGTCAGGTCGCGCCGGATGAGGGGGTGTTCTTGCAGCCTCTTGCCGAAGGCCACCCGGGCCTCGCTGCGGAAGAGGGCCTCGAGCTGGGCCTTGCGGGCTAGGCCCATGGCCCCGGCGGCGTTGGCCAGGCGGGAGAGGGTGAGGGTCTCCAGGATGTAGTAAATTCCCTCCTCGGCCCGGCCTACCAGGTGGGCCTCGCTGCCCTCGAAGTCCACCTCGCCCGAGGGCACCGCCCGGGTGGCCAGCTTGTCCTTGAGCCGGCGCACCCGGTAGTTGAGCCCGCCTTTGCTGTCCAGGCGGGGCACCAGAAACAAGGCCACCCCCTTGGGGCCCGCCGGGGCCCCCTCGGGCCGGGCCGAGACCAGGGCATAGTCGGTGAGGCCGGCCCCGCTGGAGAAGTACTTGTCGCCGTAAAGCCGCCAGACCGGCCCTTCGGGCACCGCCCGCACCCGGTTGGCCCCCAGGTCGGAGCCCCCCTGCACCTCGGTCATCCAGGTGGCCCCGAAGGCCTGGCCGGCTAAGAGCTCCTCCTTCCAGTTGGCAAACTGCGGAGCGTACTTGTGGATGGCGTAGACGGTGGCGTTGGTGATGGTCTGGATACAGTAGAGGCCGGGATCGGCCAAAAGGTAGCCCATCGCAAAGTGCAGGTGCCAGCTCCCTCCTTGGTAGGGGGCGCGGTTGATGGCCGCCAGCTCCCGGTTCAGCACCTCCTGGGCCGGCGAAAGCCGCACCCGGTCTATGCGGTTGCCGTTTAGGTCGTGCATCACCAGCACCGGGCGGGCCTCTTTGTCCACGTGGTCGGCCAGGCGGTAGGCTGCCCCCCCGGCCAGGGCCCCGAAGCGCTCGAGCTCGCCCCGGTGCGCCCCCCAGCCCTTCCAGTAGCGGGAGAGGAGGGCCGGCAGATCGGGCTCCAAAGCCCAGTGGTTCTTGCCATAGGCATAGGACTGATGTTCCATAAGGGCCTTCTTTCAGCAGTAGTATAGGGCCTATGCGCTTTGTTGACCTACGCTCCGACACCGTGACCAAACCCACCCCCGCCATGCGCAAGGCCATGGCCGAGGCCGAGGTGGGCGACGACGTGTACGGCGAAGACCCCACCGTAAACCGGCTCGAGGCCCTGGCCGCCGAGATGCTGGGCTTTGAGGCGGCCCTATTCATGCCCAGCGGCACCATGACCAACCAGGTGGCCCTGATGCTGCACCTACAGCGCGGCCAGGAAGCGATCGCCCCCGAGGGCGCCCACATCTACGAGTATGAGCCGGGCTCGCTGGCGGTGCTAGCGGGCGGCACCATCCGGCTGGTGGAGGCCCCCTACGGGGTGCCCGACCCCGAGGCGGTGCGCGGGGCCATCCACACCTCGGTGCACCAGGCCCCCACCGGGCTCATCGCCCTGGAGAACACCCACAACACCGCGGGGGGCACGGTGGTGCCGCTGGAGGCGCAGCGGGCCATCCAACAGGTGGCCCGGGAGGCTGGCCTGCCCACCCACCTGGACGGGGCCCGGCTCTTCAACGCGGCGGTGGCCCTAGGCCGAACCCCAGCCGAGCTGGCCCAGGGCTTCACCACCGTTTCCATCTGCCTATCCAAGGGGCTGGGGGCCCCGGTGGGCTCCTTGCTGCTCATGCCCCAGGCCCTGCGGGCCGAGGCCTGGCGCTACCGCAAGCTCCTGGGGGGCGGGATGCGCCAAGCCGGGGTGCTGGCCGCGGCGGGCCTCCTGGCCCTCACCGAGGGGCCCAAGCACCTCCCCCGCGACCACCAGATGGCCCGCGCCTTGGCCGAAGGGCTGCTGCGGCTGAACCTCGAGGTCGACCTGCAGGCCGTGCAGACCAACATGGTCTACGCCCGGGTGCCCCAGGCCCCCGCTTTTGTCCAGCGCCTGCGGGCGCTGGGGGTGCTGGCCAACGCCATGGGGCCCAGCCGGGTGCGCTTTGTGACCCACCGCGACCTTTTAGACGAGGACATCCCGCTGGCCCTAAAGCGGGTAGAGCAGGCCCTTCAGATCGCCTAAGCTTGGGAAACATGAAGATTTTTGCCCTGGCAGCCAATACCTATTTGCTCGAGACGCCCCAAGGCCCGTTGCTGGTGGACTCGGGCTTGCCCTATGAGAACCGCAAGTTGCTGGGCTTGCTGGGCGAGGTACAGCCCGCGGCCTTGCTACTCACCCACCACCACCTCGATCACGTGGGCGGGGCACGGAAACTCTGGGAGCGCTATGGGCTGCCCATCTATGCCCATCCGCTCGACCTTCCCTTTATCTGCGGAGAACAGCGTCGCCCGCCCTTCCCGCCCATTCCCTGGCTGGGCGACCGGATTGCCAACAGCCCCAGGCCGGTACCCAAAGAAGCCCTGCTACCGGTTGAGGAGGGGGCGATGGTGATGGGCTGGCAGGTGGTGCACCTACCGGGCCACACCCCAGGGCAGATCGGCCTGCTGCGCCAGGAAGTATTGCTGGCCGCCGATGCCCTGCGGGTGGGCCCCAAAGGCCCCTGGGTTCCCCCTGCCCTGGTCAACCACGACACCCAGGAAGCCCGCCGCACGGTGGGGAAAATAGCCCGTCTGGGGGCCCAGCACATCTACGTGGGGCACGGTTCGCCCACCACCCTCGAGGCGGTGCGGGCTTTGGCAGGCAAGCTAGGGGTCTAGCGCTTTATATCGCCCTTCTTCACCGGTAAGCCGGCGGCCTGCCAGGCCGAGATGCCCCCGGCCAGGTTGTAGACCTCAAAGCCCTTCTGGGCCAGGAACTCGGCGGCTTGCTGGCTGCGGTTGCCGCTCTCGCACAAGCAGATGATGGGCTTGTCCTTGGGTAGGCTCTCCCAGCGCTTGGCCAGCTCGGCCAGCGGCATACCCTGGGAGCCTGGAATTTTGCTCAGCTTGCGCTCCAAAGGGGTGCGCACATCTATCATTACTGCCCCGGCCTTGAGTTTTTCCTGGGCCTCTTTGGCTGTGATTCGGGGCACCTTAGAACCCAGACCCAGTAGATTCTTAAACCATCCCCACATCCCCTTTAGTCTATTGCTTTTGGGGGTTCGCCCAAGTTCCCTTGCATAATATATCCCCTGGGGGTATACTGGGAGGGATCTGTGGGGGTCAGGGTGACCCCCCAAAGGAGAAAACCATGTTCTTAGACGAAAAAATTCAAGCCCAGGTGCGCGAAATGCTGGCCCCCATCCAGACCCCGGTGGAAGTGGTGGTGTTCACCACCTCGGGCCTCGAGCTACCCGGGCAGGAAGTAGGTCTGCAGGACGAAACCCTGGGCTTGCTCAAAGAGGTAGTGGCCCTGAACCCCCACCTGAGCCTCGAGCAGCGTTCGCTCCACTCCGACCCCGAGGCCCAGGCCCTGGGTCTGAGCTACGCGCCCACCATCCTGTTGCGCGAAAAAGGCTCGCAGCGAAACAACATTCGCTTCCTGGGGCTGCCTGCCGGTTATGAGTTCGGCACCCTAATCGAGACCTTGCTGATGCTGGGCACCGGCGAGACCAAACTAGGCGAGAAGTCCCAGGCCGACCTGCAAAAGGTGACCTCGCCGGTACGCATGCAGGCCTTTGTGACGCCTACCTGCCCCTACTGCCCGCAGGCCGTACTGGCCACCTACAAGCTGGCCTACCACAACCCCAACGTGATTGCCGAAGGGGTAGAGGCCAGCGAGTTCCCCCAGCTCTCCCGGCGCTACAACATCTCCGGGGTGCCCGATACCATCATCAGCGGCGCTACCCAGCAGCGCATCCTGGGCGGGCAGCCCGACCGGGCGTTTGTGGAGGCGGCCATCAAAGCCAGCGCCGGGGTGGTGGCATGAGGATAGCGGCCCTGCTGCTACTGGCCCTTTTCTCCTTTGGATGGGCCCAGCCCAGGATTGTTACAGTAGATGATCTGAAGGCTGCCCTTTCTAACCCTAAGGTGTTTTTGATTGACGTGCGCACCCCTCAGGAGTTTGCCCAAGGCCACATCAAAGGCGCGGTCAACTGGCCCCTGCAAGAGATCGAGCGCTGGTGGAACCAAGTACCCAAGGATCGCCCGGTCTACATTCACTGCAACACCCAGAACCGCAGCGGTGTAGCGGTGCAATACCTGATGGGTAAGGGCTACCGAAACCTCAACCTGGTAAACGGCGGGATTCAGGCCTGGATGGCCCGCCGTTACCCGGTCACTCGCTAAAGGAAGACCCCATGCCTACCTCCCCCGCATCCACGCCAAGCCCCTCCTTCGGCTCGAGCCAAAAAACCAGCATCGTCCATCGTTTGCGTCGGCTGGAAGGGCAGGTGCGCGGCCTGCAAAAAATGGTGGAGGAAGACCGCGAGTGCAAGGACATTCTGACGCTTTTGAGTGGGGTGCGCAGCGCTTTGGACTCGGTGGGAGAGGAAATTCTGGAGGCCTATCTAGCCCATTGCCAGGCCAACCTCGAGCCCCCGGCGCCTGAGCACCTAGTTGAGATGGTGCGCCTGCTGAGAAAGTAATACCGGATTCGAAAAAATACTCTTCCAGGGGGCGCACAGCCTTCCGCTACACGGATAACTTCGGTCGGCGAAGAGAGCGTCTCCCTTCAGTCAGGTTGATTTATCACCGAATCAACCAAATCCGGTATAAAGCGCTGCAAACAAACCTCTACTCCTACTCCTTTGGCGCTCGGGCAAACCCTGGGTTCAGCACCAAGCCGCAGCTTGGTGAAGGCTGAACAGCAGAATCGGCCTGGGGCCTCAACGACGAAGTGACCCAAGAGCCAGCCCTTCAAAGCACAGCTTTTTTCTGCCGTTTATCGGGCCGCACCGACGTAGCCACACTGCCGGTTGTGGCCAAAAAGAAACCCCAAACACGGTATCCTGGGTGGCATGAACGAAACCCTCGGCCGTAGGGTGTGGCGGCACTACCGGGTGCATATAGCTTGTTTTGTGGCCGGGGTACTGGTGGGGGTGATGTTCGGTCACTGGCTCCGGGGGATTGTCACCGTGTTGTGGGTAGCGGGGATACTGCTGGCGCTGTACTGGGTGTGGGGCTATTTCAATCAGCTCAAAAAACAATAACGGCGAGCCTTTATGGAACTCATGACCCCCGCCCCCATCCTGAGCACCCCGCCCGAGCACCTGCCCACCGGGAACCTGGATATTCACGTGGAGGCCAGTCCCAAAGCCCCCTCCATTAGCCGGATGGGGGTGGCCTCCCTTACGTTGAACGGTTTGCTGGACTGGGTGGGGGAACCCTTGCTGGAGGTCTCGGGCAAGGGTTGGAAGGTGTCACGCACGGCGGACTGGATTCCGGTCTGGGAAAACGAGCAGCTCACGGTCACGTTGCTGGCCCCTTTTGGCGAACGAGGGCTGGCGCTGCGCCTGGAGCCCCGCACCCCCGGGCCCATTCAGGTCGCGGGCAACCTGGAATACCTGGGGCTGCGGCGTTTTAGGGAAGAGCGGCTCGAGGCGACCTTTCGCACCACCCACGATAGCTGGACGGGGAGTTATGTACTGGAAGCCCGCACCGAGCGCACCCTGCTGGCCCTGGGCTGGCAGGCCGACCCTCCACCCACCCGGGTAGACTGGGGCGAGCAGTTCGTGCTCGAGTGGGCGTCCGGCCCGGTCACGCTCTACCTGGGGCTGGCCCTCGAGGCCGACGGCGCCCGCACCACCGCCCTGCATTTGCGCCGGGTGGGCTGGGAGGCGCTTCTGCGCAAAACCCTGCACAAGCTGGCCTTGCTTTCCACCAACTACACCGGCCCGCTCTAC
This genomic stretch from Meiothermus sp. harbors:
- a CDS encoding molybdopterin-dependent oxidoreductase; the encoded protein is MMRQARATCPLDCPDACSLLLTVDERENRLLEVRGDPAHPITQGFACVKTYRYPERQHHPQRPLYPMRRVGPKGEGRFERVSWAEALDEIAERLRQILAQHGPEAVLPYHYAGTMGLMQYEHPLAFFRALGASELETTICATAGRAAWEATYGHRFGTDPEEIPQTRMILLWGINSLHTHTHLTPFLKKARQNGARIVHIDPYENLTSRFADEHVKIRPGTDAALAYGMARVIVKAGLHDADYIAHMTTGFEAFMEVALAWTPERVEATTGVPAATVERLGLEFARAKASFIRTSYGLTRHPGGGSALRAVILLPALTGAWQYPGGGALLSTSGAFALNRKYLGGNHLLAARAIPPRRVNMTQLGTALTALNPPIRALFVFNSNPAVVAPRSDLVQQGLSREDLFTVVLEQALTETARFADYLLPATTFLEHPDLYTAYGHYYLSWNEALMPPQGEARPNTWVFAELAKRLGLDEPTLYWDAETLARSLLDSPHPWLKGITLERLKAEGFVRLNIPRGYRPFTEAAGTPSGKVQFDPPPAVILTEPTPEFPLILLTPPAKHFLNTTYGHIERLVRAEGGEPTLLVHPQDAQAFGVKDGARVRIRSPHGAVVRRARVSEAPIPGTVVLEGTWWEAPAPDGKGINWLTGEHLTDLGAGSTFHSNPVRLEALD
- a CDS encoding acyl-CoA dehydrogenase family protein, which encodes MEHQSYAYGKNHWALEPDLPALLSRYWKGWGAHRGELERFGALAGGAAYRLADHVDKEARPVLVMHDLNGNRIDRVRLSPAQEVLNRELAAINRAPYQGGSWHLHFAMGYLLADPGLYCIQTITNATVYAIHKYAPQFANWKEELLAGQAFGATWMTEVQGGSDLGANRVRAVPEGPVWRLYGDKYFSSGAGLTDYALVSARPEGAPAGPKGVALFLVPRLDSKGGLNYRVRRLKDKLATRAVPSGEVDFEGSEAHLVGRAEEGIYYILETLTLSRLANAAGAMGLARKAQLEALFRSEARVAFGKRLQEHPLIRRDLTDLAVRIAGGLALTFRAVAAWDEAWLLTPPYTPRYHYARLLAHLAKARTAEHGTYCTQLAMELFGGVGFVEDFAIARLAREALITPIWEGPANVQALDTLEVLFRKGAAEPFEAEFGRMLEAAGTEEARLARSRLQRTLAHLRTLSQEEAQWQAKEALRTLADAAAVALLYDLGTERHARLAALYAWHFLQGQEYPAWALQEERLWKPGSEPSVAQEAL
- a CDS encoding low specificity L-threonine aldolase, coding for MRFVDLRSDTVTKPTPAMRKAMAEAEVGDDVYGEDPTVNRLEALAAEMLGFEAALFMPSGTMTNQVALMLHLQRGQEAIAPEGAHIYEYEPGSLAVLAGGTIRLVEAPYGVPDPEAVRGAIHTSVHQAPTGLIALENTHNTAGGTVVPLEAQRAIQQVAREAGLPTHLDGARLFNAAVALGRTPAELAQGFTTVSICLSKGLGAPVGSLLLMPQALRAEAWRYRKLLGGGMRQAGVLAAAGLLALTEGPKHLPRDHQMARALAEGLLRLNLEVDLQAVQTNMVYARVPQAPAFVQRLRALGVLANAMGPSRVRFVTHRDLLDEDIPLALKRVEQALQIA
- a CDS encoding MBL fold metallo-hydrolase is translated as MKIFALAANTYLLETPQGPLLVDSGLPYENRKLLGLLGEVQPAALLLTHHHLDHVGGARKLWERYGLPIYAHPLDLPFICGEQRRPPFPPIPWLGDRIANSPRPVPKEALLPVEEGAMVMGWQVVHLPGHTPGQIGLLRQEVLLAADALRVGPKGPWVPPALVNHDTQEARRTVGKIARLGAQHIYVGHGSPTTLEAVRALAGKLGV
- a CDS encoding rhodanese-like domain-containing protein; its protein translation is MWGWFKNLLGLGSKVPRITAKEAQEKLKAGAVMIDVRTPLERKLSKIPGSQGMPLAELAKRWESLPKDKPIICLCESGNRSQQAAEFLAQKGFEVYNLAGGISAWQAAGLPVKKGDIKR
- a CDS encoding thioredoxin family protein, with the translated sequence MFLDEKIQAQVREMLAPIQTPVEVVVFTTSGLELPGQEVGLQDETLGLLKEVVALNPHLSLEQRSLHSDPEAQALGLSYAPTILLREKGSQRNNIRFLGLPAGYEFGTLIETLLMLGTGETKLGEKSQADLQKVTSPVRMQAFVTPTCPYCPQAVLATYKLAYHNPNVIAEGVEASEFPQLSRRYNISGVPDTIISGATQQRILGGQPDRAFVEAAIKASAGVVA
- a CDS encoding rhodanese-like domain-containing protein, with product MRIAALLLLALFSFGWAQPRIVTVDDLKAALSNPKVFLIDVRTPQEFAQGHIKGAVNWPLQEIERWWNQVPKDRPVYIHCNTQNRSGVAVQYLMGKGYRNLNLVNGGIQAWMARRYPVTR
- a CDS encoding metal-sensitive transcriptional regulator — translated: MPTSPASTPSPSFGSSQKTSIVHRLRRLEGQVRGLQKMVEEDRECKDILTLLSGVRSALDSVGEEILEAYLAHCQANLEPPAPEHLVEMVRLLRK